In Sorghum bicolor cultivar BTx623 chromosome 8, Sorghum_bicolor_NCBIv3, whole genome shotgun sequence, one genomic interval encodes:
- the LOC8061267 gene encoding uncharacterized protein LOC8061267, with the protein MGDSGGPHHHRPSPPLLSDAGKRRRLPNVRLAGSVPLPSHLPHPRRVPIVPATRSRKPLHRQHNSNHHDHPSAEPLQTLLKPFADSGDDVVLAAAFPRKARASKSMVAEEANGGAKEANGEEANGGAEDSETETEMEEQEEAGEEVVDVPRWLCGMGMGRYAAAFEAHEVDAEVLPWLTMDDLRDMGIGAVGARRKLFCAIQRLTSQPLPRR; encoded by the coding sequence ATGGGCGACTCCGGCGGACCCCACCACCACCGCCCTTCGCCGCCGCTGCTGTCGGACGCCGGCAAGCGACGGCGCCTCCCCAACGTCCGCCTCGCCGGCTCCGTCCCGCTCCCTTCCCACCTGCCCCACCCGCGCCGCGTCCCCATCGTCCCCGCCACCAGGTCCCGCAAACCCCTCCACCGTCAGCACAACAGCAACCACCATGACCACCCCTCCGCGGAGCCACTCCAAACCCTCCTAAAACCCTTCGCCGACAGCGGAGACGACGTCGTCCTGGCCGCCGCTTTCCCCCGCAAGGCCAGGGCCTCGAAGTCCATGGTAGCGGAGGAGGCAAACGGAGGGGCGAAAGAGGCAAACGGGGAGGAGGCAAACGGAGGGGCGGAGGATtcggagacggagacggagatggaggagcaggaggaagcgGGGGAGGAAGTGGTGGACGTGCCGAGATGGCTGTGCGGGATGGGGATGGGGCGCTACGCGGCGGCGTTCGAGGCGCACGAGGTGGATGCTGAGGTGCTCCCCTGGCTCACTATGGACGACCTCCGGGACATGGGTATTGGCGCCGTCGGAGCACGCCGCAAGCTCTTCTGCGCCATCCAGAGGCTCACTTCGCAGCCGCTGCCACGGAGGTGA